The DNA sequence CCGGCGCATGACGACGAGGTGGTCGCACACCGAGCCGTCCGGCCCGGTGACGTCGGAGACGCCGAGGTAGACGTCCGGCGCCAGCCGCCGGTTCAGCTCCACCTCGCGGTGGCACACCCGCTCGCGGGTCTCGCGCGCGGAGAAGTCCAGGAAACCGAGGTCGACCGGCTTCTTGAGCTTGTAGGCGCGGTCTCCGAGGAGGAAGACGACGCCGATGTGGGTCTCGTGCACGGCGGCCCAGGGGGTGTCCATGTTCCGAGGCTCCGCGCGCGGCGGGCCGCGCCGAAGGGCGTTAGGTCCCCGGCCGGGCGCCGGAAGTCCCCGGTCGAGGACGAAAGTCACCGCGAGCCGGGACCGCGGGCACCTGTCCCGGCGCCCGGGAGCGCCCAGGCTGGACCGGCGAGCGCGAAAGGAGCGTGACGTGGGCGAACCGGCGATCGTGGTCGAGGACCTCCGGGTCCGCCGCGGCGGGCAGGAGGTCCTGCGCGGCATCGGGTGCGCGGTCCGGCGGGGCACGGTGACCGGGCTGCTCGGCCCCAACGGCTGCGGCAAGAGCACGCTGATGCGCTCCGTCGTCGGTGTCCAGGTCGTCGAGTCGGGTGCGGTGACCGTGCTCGGGCGGCCCGCCGGCGACCCGGACCTGCGGCGCCGGATCGGCTACGCGACCCAGGAGCCGGCGATCTACGCGGACCTCACGGTGCTCGAGGCCCTGCGCTACTTCGCCGCGGTGCTCGGCGCGCGTCCGTCCGACGTGGACCGGGTGGTCGCGGAGACCGGCCTCGGGTCCTCGGCCCGCACACTGGTCGGCCGGCTCTCCGGCGGCCAGCGCGGCCGGGCCAACTTGGCCGTCGCGCTGCTCGGCACCCCCGAACTGCTGGTGCTCGACGAGCCGACCGTCGGCTCCGACCCGGAACTGCGCGACGAGCTGTGGACGCTCTTCCACGGCCTGGCCGCCACCGGCGTCACCCTGCTGATCTCCAGCCACGTCATGGACGAGGCCGCCCGCTGTGACGAACTCCTGCTGCTGCACCGGGGAAAGCTGCTGGCCGGGGCCACTCCGGACGCCTTGCGGGAGCGGACCGGCGCGCCCGATCTCGAGCAGGCGTTCCTGCGGCTGATCAGGGCGCGGGAAGGAGCGAAGGGATGAGCGCCGCGATCACCTTCGCCACCACCCGCCGGATCCTCACCCAGCTGCGCCACGACCCGCGCACCGTCGCGCTCATCATCGGCGTGCCCAGCCTGCTGATGATCCTGCTGCGCTACGTGCTGAACTCCGAGCAGCGCTTCAGCGGGATCGCCCCGGCGCTGCTCGGCATCTTCCCGTTCACGATCATGTTCCTGCTCACCTCGATCACCACCCTGCGCGAACGCACTACGGGGACGTTCGAACGCCTGATGACGCTGCCGATCGGCAAGCTCGACCTGCTCTTCGGCTACGCGCTGGCGTTCGGGCTGCTGGCCACCCTCCAGGTGCTGGTCGCCGCCGGGATCTCCCTGACCTGGCTCGGCCTCGACATCGCCGGGTCGGTCTGGACGTTGCTGCTCGTGGTCGTGCTGGACGCGCTCCTGGGCACCGCGCTCGGGCTGTTCGTCAGCGCGTTCGCCCGCACGGAGTTCCAGGCGATCCAGTTCCTCCCGGTGTTCGTGCTGCCGCAGTTCCTGCTGTGCGGCCTGTTCGTCCCGCGCGACTCGATGGGCTGGCTGCTCACCGCGGTCTCCGACGTCCTGCCGCTGTCCTACGCGGTGGACGCCCTCACCCACGTGACCCGCTCGCCCACGATCGACGGCACCCTGGTCCGCAACGTGGCGATCATCGCGGGCTGCGCGATCGTGGCCCTGCTCCTGGGCGCGGCCACCCTGCGCCGCCGGACGCCCTGAACCCCGGCGGAGCTGTCGCCCGCCGGGACCTCGCGCCTCAGGTGGTCAACGACCGCTGCAGCCGCAGCGACGCGAATCCCAGCAGCAGCACCGCGAACGCGCCGAGCACCCCGAGCGGCGCCAGGATGTCGCCGAGGCCGCCGCCGCGGGCCAGCAGCGTCGTCCACGCGTCCACCGCCCAGGCGTGCGGGGTCAGGTGGCCCAGCTCGCGCACCGCGTCCGGCACGATCTCCAGCGGCCACATGCAGCCGCCGAGCATGCCGAACGCGACGCCGGTCGTCGGGCCGAGCGCCGAAGCCTGCTCCGGCGTGCGGAACAGGGTGCCGCCGAACATCCCGGCGCCGGTGCCCACGACCGCCCACACGACGGTCAGCACGGCGGCGGCGAGCGGGTTGCCCCAGCCCACCCCGAACAGCACCGCGCCGGCGGTGACGATCAGCGCCGACTGCAGCAGCGCGAGCGCGAGGTAGCAGAGCGACTCGCCGAGCACGATCTCCCGGGCGTGGACGGGCGCGGCCAGCACCCGGGTGTGGATGCCGAGCTGCCGCGTCTGCACCATCAGCGCCCCGGCGGCCAGCGAATTGACGAAGACGAACAGCACGAGCATCGTCGGGGCGCTGGAGCCGAACCCGCCGGGCAGGGCCTCGCCGGTGCCGTTCACCACCTCGCCGCGCACCACCACCGGCGGCAGCGTGGCGTCGAGCGCGCGGGCGAGCGGCAGCCGCTCGGACAGGGTGCCGCCGGCCGCCACCGCGGCGAAGCCGGCCGCCTGGACCGCCGCCGCGTGCCGGGCGACGCCGGCCGACACCGCCTGCCACGCGCCTTGCGCGGGCCCGGTCGTCGCCGCGACGAGCAGGGGGAGCTCGGCGGAGCGGCCGGCGGCGAGCGCGGCGTCGAACCCGGCGGGGACCAGCAGGACGGCGTCGACCTCGTTGCGCCGCAAGGCGTCACGGGCGGCTTCTTCGGTGGCGAACGTGCTCGCGCGCAGCCCTTCGGTGCGGCCCAAGGTCTCGACGAGCCCGGTGGCGAGCGGGCCCGGCGCGGCGGCGACACCGACCCGCGGGGTGGCCGGGCCACCGACGGTCGCGCCGATCACCAGGATCACCACCAGCGGCAGCAGGACCATGAAGAACGCGGCGACGCGGTCGCGCAGCATCCGCTTGAGCGAGGCGGCCGCGATGGTGAGGACGGTCATCCGCGCACCGCCCGGCGGTGGAGGACGCCGGCCGCGGTGGCCAGCACCGCGCAGAACGCCAGGATCGCCAGCACGGGCACCACGACCGCGCCCGCGCCGGCGCCCCCGGCCAGGTCGGTGAAGGCGCGCAACGCCCACCCGTTCGGGGTGGCCAGCGCCACCCGGCGCAGGAACTCCGGCGCCGTGCCCAGCGACACGAAGTTCCCGCCGACGAGCACCAGCCCGAACGCGAGGATCGCGGAGAGCTCGTCGGCCTGGCGCTCGGTGCGGGACACCGCGATCACGAACGCGGTCAGGCACACCACGCTCAGCGCGACGGCGGCGACGAGCACGGCCACCGCGACCGGCGGTCCCCAGTCGGCGCCGAACACCAGTGAGGTGACCGCGCAGACCGTGCCCAGGCTGGCGGCGCTGTAGCCGAAGGTCGCGAGTGACTTGCCGGCGAGCACCGTGAACGGGCCCACCGGCGCGACGGCGATGCGGTCGAGGGTGCCGTCCCGCTGTTCGAGGAAGTACCCGCGGGCCCCGAACCCGATGGCGAAGAGCACGAAGAACAGCCCCATGGCCGGCCCGTAGTACTCGACCCCGCTGATCGACCGGGTCCCGGCGGCCCGGCGGATCACCTGCTCGGGCAGGCGCAGCGCCGCCGCCCGGGCGGCGAGGTCGCCGGGCGGCGCGCCCGCGGCGGCCGCGGTCGCGACCGCGAGCCGGCCGGCGGCCAGCCGGGCGGCGAACGCCTCGGCGACCGAACGGGTGACCTGCCCGGCCAGCGGACTGTCCACAGTGGTCAAGACGGTGACCGGGCGGCCCCCGGCCGCGGCGGAGAACCCGGCCGGGATCACCACGGCCGCGCCGAGTTCGCCGCGGTCGACCCGGCCCCGGGCGTCGGAAGCGCCGGTGACCGGCTTGACGGTGAGCACCGTGCCCACTTCCGGGCCGGCCAGGAGCGCGGTCAAGGCGCTCGCGAGCGCCCCGTGGTCCTCGTCCACCACCGCGATGTCGGCGTGGAACGCTTCCGTGCCACCGAAGGCGAAGCTGATCAGCCCGGCGATCGCGACCGGGGCCAGGAAACCCAGCGCCCAGGCGGACCGGTCGCGCGCCCGCTGGCGCAGGTCCTTGGCGGCGATGACGAAGGCGGCCCGCACGGTCAGTCCCGCAGGGCGGTGCCGGTGAGGTGCAGGAACACCGCTTCGAGGTCCGGCTCGGTCACTTCGGCGGAGCGGATGCCGGCCCCGGCGCGTTCGGCGGCCGCCAGCACCGCGGGCAGCAGCCTGCCGCCGTCCGGCCCGACCAGGTGGACCTCGGTCCCGGTGACGTCGGCGCGCTCGACCCCGGGCAGCTCCCGGCACAGCGCCGCGAACGCGGCGAGGTCGCCGGCCGCGGAGAGGGTGATCCGGTCCCGTTCGCCGAGCCGGGCCACCAGCTCGCGGCGGGTGCCTTCCGCGATCAGCCTGCCGCGGTCGACGATCCCGACCCGGTCGCAGAGCCGCTCGGCCTCCGTCATGTCGTGCGTGGTGTACAGCACCGCCATCCCGGCGGAGCCGAACCGCCGCACGCTCTCCATGATCGCGTGGCGGCTCTGCGGGTCGACGCCCACGGTCGGCTCGTCGAGCACCAGCAGGGTCGGGCGGTGCAGCAGGCCGGCGCCGATGTTGAGCCGCCGCCGCATCCCCCCCGGAGAACGACTGGACCTTGTCCCGCGCGCGGCCGGTGAGCCCGATCAGGTCCAGGACCTCGTCGACGCGCTCGCGCAGGAGCCGGCCCCGCAACCGGTACAGCCGGCCGAAGAAGGCGAGGTTCTCGCGCGCGGTCAGATCCGGGTACAGCGCGACTTCTTGCGGCACGTAGCCGATCCGGCCCCGCCCCGCGGTCGAGGCCGGGCTCACCGGGATCCCGCCGACCAGCACCCGGCCGGCGTCCGGCCGCAGCAGGCCGCAGACGAGGCGGATGGTGGTGGTCTTGCCCGCGCCGTTCGGGCCGAGCAGTCCGTAGGTCTCCCCGGCCGCGACGGTGAACGCCACGTCGTCGACCGCGACCCGGTCGCCGAACCGCTTGCCCAGCCCGGTCACGGCCAGCACGTCGGCGGTCGCGGCGCGGAGCGGGGGCGGTGCCTGCTGCGTCATCGGCCCAGCATCGGCGGGCGGGCCGCGCCCCGGCAGGGTCCAAGGTCCGCGGGGCCGGGGACCGACGGACCTGGTGGCCCGGTGGGGCGCGGCCGAGACTCGGCCCGGACGCGCGAAGGAGGTGCCGCCGTGCCGGAGCCCGGCAGCCGTGCCAGCGTGTCCGCGGTCCTGCGGATCCGGCCGTTCCGGCGGCTGTGGCTGGTCCTCGCGGTCTCTTCGGTCGGGGACTGGCTGGGCTTGCTCGCGACGTCCGCCTTCGCCGCCGGCCGGTTCAGCAGCCCCGTCGCCCAGGGCGCGGCCTTCGGCGGGGTGATCGCCGTGCGGCTGCTGCCCGCGCTGGTGCTCGGCCCGCTGGCCGGGGTCCTGGTGGACCGGTTCGACCGGCGCCGCACCATGATCGTCTGCGACGTCCTGAGGTTCGCGCTCTTCGCCTCGATCCCGGCCGTCGGGCTGGTGAGCGGGCCGGGCCCGGCGGTCGGCTGGGCCGCGGCCGCGACGTTCCTGATCGAGGCCCTCGCCATGGTGTGGTCGCCGGCGCGGGACGCCGCGGTGCCCAACCTGGTCCCGCGCGCGCACCTGGAGGCGGCCAACCGGTTGTCCCTGGCGACCACCTACGGCGTCACACCGGTGGTGGCGGCGCTGGTCATGGCGGGACTGGGCGGCCTGGCGCACCTCGCGGACCCGGTCACCGTCGCGCTGTACCTGAACGCGCTCACGTTCCTGGTGAACGCCGGCGTCCTCGCCACGGCGGTCCCGGAACTGAGCGGACGTCCCCACCCGGCCGCCCATCCCGGGATCCGGCGCGAGCTCGGCGAAGCGTGGCGGTTCGTCCTGCGGACCGCCTTCGTCCGCGGGCTGGTCGCGGGCATCCTCGTCGCCTTCGGCGGGGCCGGCGTCGTGATCGGTGCCATCCAGCGGTTCGCCGCGTCCGTCCATGGCGGCGGCGCCGCGTTCCCGCTCCTGTTCGCGGCGTTGTTCGCCGGGATGGCCCTCGGCGTCGCCGCCGGTCCCGCGCTGGCGCACGTCCTCCCGCACCGGCGCTGGTTCGCGGTGGCCCTCGTGGTCGCCGGCGGCTCGGTCGCGCTGCTGGCGCTGGCCCCGGACCCGGTGACGGCGGCGGCCGCGTGCGTGGGCACCGGAGCCGGCGCCGGGCTGGCCTTCCTGGTGGGCTGGACGCTGCTGGGTGGCGAGGTCGGCGACGACATCCGGGGCCGGGTGTTCGCGTTCGTCGAGGCGGGCGGCCGGATCGCGCTGCTCGTGGCGATCGCCGTCTCGAGCGTTCTCTCGGGACTCGGGGACCCGGTGCGCGGTGTCCCGGCCATCCGGTTCGTGCTGCTCGGCGCCGGGGCCGCCGTCCTGCTCGCCGGGTGGGCCGGGCTGCGGCCAGGTGACGAAAGTCCTCCGGCCCGAGGACGAACGACGACATCCCGGGACGCCCGCGGAACCGTAGCGTCGGGACGCGGCGCGAAACGCCACCGGCGTTGCCGCTGTGCGACGCGGACCGATGGAGCGTGATTCCCCTGGTGACCGATATCGACCGTGAATACGGGTTGCTGTGCGGACTGACCGGCTACCTGGCGGAGGTGAGCGCCGCTGTCGGCGTGGGGGCGGAGTCCTGCACGGTGGACGTCGACGCTCCCGTGTCGGCCTACATCGCGCTGGACGCGCGGCTGGGCCGTTGTCCCGACCGCGACACGGCGCTGCTGTGGGACGAGCGGTACGGCTGGTCGCTGGCGATGGAGACGCGGTCCGGCGAGGACCTGCTGGTGCTCGCCTACCTCGGGCGCGAGCTGGTACCCCGGCCCGCCCGGGTCCGCGATTTCGTGGCCGCCATCCGGTCGCACGGCGGCCCGGTGACCGCGCCGGTACCGCCGGACCTCGGGAGCGCCTCGGCCGATGTGCCGTCCCTGCTGACGCGGTACCGCCGGGACTCCTGGACCGCCGGCGGGTCGTTCCTGCCTCCGGTGGGCTGACCGGAACGTCCACGCTGGCGGGAGCGCGCCGGACCGCACCGCGGGAGGGGCTACCGCGCCGATCCCGGCCCGGCCGGCCCCCGCCGGCCCGAAGCGTGCGTGCCGAGGACGGTGCGGAGGCGGCCGGCGGCGTGTTCCGGCGTCACGGTCGTCACCGGGACCCCGGTCGCGAGCTCGAGCCCGGCGGGGATCTCCAGCCGGGGGACCAGCTGGAGCGACCAGGCGAGGAACGGCGCGGTCTCGTAGCCCGCCGGCGCCGTCCGCACGACGATGTTGTAGGCCGGATCGTCCAGCTCGGCGCGCAGCGCGGCCGAAACCGCACGCAGGCAGCGCGCCGCGGCGTGGACCTCCCCGGCGGGAGCGGTGGCGAAGTCGGGCCGGGCGGTGCGGGGCACGATCCGGACCTCGTAGGCGGCGATCGGCGCGAACGGGGCGTAGGCGACCACGTCGTCGTCGGCGAACACGATCCGCTTCCCGTCGCTCAGCGCCGCTTCGAGCAGCTCGTCGGCGAGCCGGCGGCCGTGGCCGGCGTGGTGCGCGCGGGCGGTGTCCAGCTCGCGGCGGGTGGCCGCGGACAGCACCGGCAGGCCCGCCACCTGCGAATGCGGGTGGGCCAGGGAGATCCCGGCCGCGTGGCCGTGGTTGCGGAACACGACGACCTGGGCGGCCGAGGGGCGCAGCGCGCGGTGCCGGTGCTGCCAGGCACCGAGCACGTCGGCCGCTTCCCGGTCGGTCCCGGTGGCCAGGTCCCAGTCGTGCCGCGGGGACTCGATGACGATCTCGTGCCGGTCCGAGAGCGCGTAGCGGTTCGGGACCGCGCGCACCCGCCAGCCGGTCTCCCCGCCGGCCAGCCGCCACGTCTCGGGTGGGGTGTCTTCGGCCGGTCCGGGGCAGAACGGGCACGTGGCTCCGGCCGCGCTGTGGGGGCGGCTCCGGCGGCCGGGGGCGAGGACGGTCCAGTCCTCGCTCTCGGCGTTCCAGCGCAGCTCCCCGCCGTGCCAGGGCCGGGCCTTCACGACTGGTCCCGCAGGAACGCCGTCCGGCATTGGCGTGAGCAGAAGCGGTAGCGGTGACCGTCCCGCACCTCCGTCGGCGTTCCGGGACCGGGCGGGGTCGTGAGGCCGCAGACGGGGTCGCGGTGGTCGGAGCGGGTCATCAGCGCACCGGGCGGGTCGCCGTGCGCGAGACCGTCCAGCAGCGTCAGCTCGTCGAGCAGGAGCCGGGGGAGGAGGAAGTGCCGGCGGACGCGCTCGCGGCCGGCCGCGGCCAGCGCCGCCGACCGCCCAGGATCGCGCAGCAGGTCCAGGAGCGATTGCGCGCACCCGGCGGTGGAATCGACCAGGATCCCGCCCGCGTCGTCGGCGACCTGCAGCGGGATGCCGCCGGTCCGTCCGGCGACGACCGGGGTGCCCTTCCACAGCGCCTCGGACACGACGAGCCCGAACCCCTCCCGGATGGACTTCTGGATCATCACCGAGGAGAACCGCTGGAAGGCGTTGACCTCGACGTTGCCGACGCCGGTCAGGTTGGTGAAGACGTGGATGTCCGGGTCCGTGCGGCTGGCTTCGCCGATCCGGCGGTAGACGTCCCACCCTTCGGGGTCGTCGAGCGCCATGGACCCGACCAGGGCCAGCTGGAGGCCGGGCACTTCGGGCCGCACCAGCCGGAACGCCTCGATCACGCCCAGCGGGTCCTTCCACGGGTCGAAGCGGGACACCTGAGTGACGAGCGGGCGGTCGGGCTCGATGCCGATCCAGTTGAGCACGGCGTGCGCGGTCCGGTCGTCCAGCGACATGTTCTTGGGGCTGAGCGGGTCGATCGCCGGGCTGATGATGTCGGCCCGGCCGGGGGACAGGCTCGGCGGCACGAAGCCGGCCATGGTGAACACGGTCGCGTCGTAGCCTTCGACGAACTTGCCGAGGTGGTCCCAAGCACCCGGCGCCGGCTGGGAGGTGTCGATGTGGCAGCGCCACACCGACTTCCCGCCGCGGAAGTCCGCGAAGGACAGCACGGCGGCGGGCTGCGGGTCGTGCACGAACACGAAGTCGCACCCGGCGAAGTCCGGATCGGCCGAGAGCTGCTCGGCGTTGCGGCGCGAGGTTTCTTCGTACCGGCGGATTTCGGCGTCGGTGATCGGTTCCTTTCCGCCCTGCAGCGCGTTGTGGAGCTTCTTCGTCACGGCGAAGAAGGCCGGCTCGCCGCTGATGATCTTCCACGTCGCCCGTACGCCGAGGTCGTTGTAGAGCGGCACCGCCGACCGCAGCAGCTCGGACACCCCACCGCCGTACGGCGTGGCGCTCAGGTGGACGACGCGGGCCCCGCGGAGCCGTTCCGCGACGGCGAGGAGGGGTTCCACGATCCAGTCCGGCGCGACCTTCCGGTACGCGGAGACGGAGAGCTCACCGATGTCGACCGTTTGCATCCCGGACCTCTCCCTCGGCGGGCGGGGTTCCAGCGTCGGCCCGCCGGCGCCGGTGCCGCCAGGGCCCAAAGTCACCGGAACCGCGGCCCGCGACGGCCGCAAGACCCCGGGAGCACGGGACGGGTTGCCCCGCGCCGGGTTACGTCGTGCTCTCCGGTACCCGCGCCTGCGGAGGCGATGCTGGGCGCACCCCCGATCCGGCGACGAGGAAGGCGAGGACGATGGACACGAGGACGCGACTCACCCGGCTGCGGCACACACTCCTGCCCGGCCGGGGCACGGTGGCCCGTGCCTCGGACCGGATCCAGGCGGCCCTGCTGGGGTTCGTGCTGCTGCTGTCGATGGGCGCGGCGGCGGTCGCGGTCCTGTTCGGTATCGGTTTCCACGCCGGCGCGGCGGCCCGGGCCGGTGAGCAGCTGGCTTCGCGCTACACCGCGACGGCGGTCCTGCTGGCCGACGGCCCCACCCCGGCCGCGGCCGGGCCCGGTGGCGTCCCGGGGGAGTCCGGCCCGGCGGCCGCGACCTGGACGACCCGCGACGGCGAGCGGCGCACCGGCGTGGTGGCCGCGCCGCCGGGCACGGTCGCCGGCAACGAGGTGCCGATCTGGCTGGACGCCGCGGGTTCGCCGGTCGAGCGCCCCGGCACGCCGGAGTCGGCGCTCGTCGATTCCGTGGTGATCGCGGCGGGCCTGTGGGCGGGCGCGGTGTCCCTCCTGTGGCTGGCCTACCGCGCGGTTGTGCTGGTGCTGAACCGCTTCCGCCTCGCCGGCTGGCAGCGGGAGTGGGCGGACCTGCAGGCCCGCCGTACCCGGCGTGGTGACCAAAGTCCCGCGGGCTCGTGACCGGAGGCCACAGTTCGCCGGGGACGGCTGCGTGATCCTCGGGCACACCATCCTCGAAGGAGCGCACATGAAGGCAGCCGTCGTCACCGACTTCTCGTCCCCGCTGGAACTGCGGGAGGTCCCGATCCCGGAGCCCGGGCCGCGGCAGCTGCTGGTGCGGCTGGAGACCTGCGGGATCTGCCACACCGACATCCACGCGGCCCGCGGCGACTGGCCGGTCAAGCCGCCGCTGCCGCTGATCCCGGGCCACGAGGGCGTCGGGATCGTCGAACGGGTCGGCGCGGGCGTACCGGCCGGCCGGATCGGGCAGCGGGTTGCCCTGCCGTGGCTCGGATCCGCCTGTGGTGAGTGCGGCTTCTGCGTCTCCGGCTGGGAAACGTTGTGCGAGTCGCAGCAGAACACGGGCTACTCGATCGACGGCGGCTACGCGGAATACGCCGTCGCCGACGCGCACTACGCGGTACCGGTACCCGACGGCGTCCCGCCGCTCGAGGCGTCGCCGCTGACGTGCGCGGGCGTGACGACGTACAAGGCCGTGAAGGTCGGCAACGTCCGCCCGGCGGACCGCGTCGCGGTGTTCGGCGTCGGCGGCCTCGGGCACCTGGCGATCCAGTACGCCCGCATCGCCGGCGGCTTCGTCACGGCGGTCGACATCGAGCCGGGGAAACTGGACCTGGCCCGCGAACTCGGCGCCGACGAGGTGGTCGACGCGAAGTCGGCGGACCCGGTCGCCGCCATCCAGGCCCGGGGCGGCGCCGACGTCGCGATCGTGCTCGCGGCCGCGCCGAGCGCGTTCGAGCAGGCGCTGGGCTCCCTGCGCCGCGGTGGCCGCCTGGTGTGCGTCGGGATCCCGGCGGGCGGCGTCCTGCCGGTCCCGATCTTCGAAGCGGTGATCAAGGGCATCTCGGTGCTCGGTTCGATCGTCGGCACGCGCAAGGACCTGGCGGAGGTGTTCGCCCTGCACGCGGCCGGCCGCACCACGGTGACGGCGCAGACCCGGAAGCTGGAGGACGTCAACGACGCGTTCGAGGAGGTCCTGGCCAACCGCGTCCCGGCCCGCCTGGTGATCGAGTACTGATCCCCGCGGCGGCTCAGAGCGCCGGCTTGCCCGGCTGGTAGAGCCAGGTGCGGAAGAACGAGCCGAGGTCGCGGTGGGTCAGCCGCTCGACGAACTGGATGAACTGCCGCGTCGAGACATTGCCGTAGCGGTGGGCCGTCGGCCACCGGGTGAGCACGTCGAAGAAGGCTCGGTCGCCGATCTTCATGCGCAGTGCCTGCAGTGCCATCGCGCCGCGGTTGTAGACCAGGTCGTCGAAGATGTGGTCACGGCCGGGGTCGGCGACTTCGCCGCTCCAGTCCTTCTCGTCGGCGTACGCCTTCGCGAAGGACTGGGACACGGGGATGCCGTCGAACTTCTCTTGGTAGAGCCATTCCGAGTAGGTCGCGAAGCCTTCGTTGAGCCAGATGTCCGACCAGCGCACCGGGGTGAGGCTGTCGCCGAACCACTGGTGGCCGAGTTCGTGGGCGAGCAGGTCGCCGTCGACGTCGCTGGTGTCCTGGTCGTAGACCGGCCGGCTCTGGGTCTCGAGGGCGTAGCCGACGCCGACGTCGGCGAGGATGCCGCCGGTCGAGT is a window from the Amycolatopsis sp. cg9 genome containing:
- a CDS encoding ABC transporter ATP-binding protein gives rise to the protein MGEPAIVVEDLRVRRGGQEVLRGIGCAVRRGTVTGLLGPNGCGKSTLMRSVVGVQVVESGAVTVLGRPAGDPDLRRRIGYATQEPAIYADLTVLEALRYFAAVLGARPSDVDRVVAETGLGSSARTLVGRLSGGQRGRANLAVALLGTPELLVLDEPTVGSDPELRDELWTLFHGLAATGVTLLISSHVMDEAARCDELLLLHRGKLLAGATPDALRERTGAPDLEQAFLRLIRAREGAKG
- a CDS encoding ABC transporter permease translates to MSAAITFATTRRILTQLRHDPRTVALIIGVPSLLMILLRYVLNSEQRFSGIAPALLGIFPFTIMFLLTSITTLRERTTGTFERLMTLPIGKLDLLFGYALAFGLLATLQVLVAAGISLTWLGLDIAGSVWTLLLVVVLDALLGTALGLFVSAFARTEFQAIQFLPVFVLPQFLLCGLFVPRDSMGWLLTAVSDVLPLSYAVDALTHVTRSPTIDGTLVRNVAIIAGCAIVALLLGAATLRRRTP
- a CDS encoding ABC transporter permease, with product MTVLTIAAASLKRMLRDRVAAFFMVLLPLVVILVIGATVGGPATPRVGVAAAPGPLATGLVETLGRTEGLRASTFATEEAARDALRRNEVDAVLLVPAGFDAALAAGRSAELPLLVAATTGPAQGAWQAVSAGVARHAAAVQAAGFAAVAAGGTLSERLPLARALDATLPPVVVRGEVVNGTGEALPGGFGSSAPTMLVLFVFVNSLAAGALMVQTRQLGIHTRVLAAPVHAREIVLGESLCYLALALLQSALIVTAGAVLFGVGWGNPLAAAVLTVVWAVVGTGAGMFGGTLFRTPEQASALGPTTGVAFGMLGGCMWPLEIVPDAVRELGHLTPHAWAVDAWTTLLARGGGLGDILAPLGVLGAFAVLLLGFASLRLQRSLTT
- a CDS encoding ABC transporter permease, whose amino-acid sequence is MRAAFVIAAKDLRQRARDRSAWALGFLAPVAIAGLISFAFGGTEAFHADIAVVDEDHGALASALTALLAGPEVGTVLTVKPVTGASDARGRVDRGELGAAVVIPAGFSAAAGGRPVTVLTTVDSPLAGQVTRSVAEAFAARLAAGRLAVATAAAAGAPPGDLAARAAALRLPEQVIRRAAGTRSISGVEYYGPAMGLFFVLFAIGFGARGYFLEQRDGTLDRIAVAPVGPFTVLAGKSLATFGYSAASLGTVCAVTSLVFGADWGPPVAVAVLVAAVALSVVCLTAFVIAVSRTERQADELSAILAFGLVLVGGNFVSLGTAPEFLRRVALATPNGWALRAFTDLAGGAGAGAVVVPVLAILAFCAVLATAAGVLHRRAVRG
- a CDS encoding AAA family ATPase; this encodes MRRRLNIGAGLLHRPTLLVLDEPTVGVDPQSRHAIMESVRRFGSAGMAVLYTTHDMTEAERLCDRVGIVDRGRLIAEGTRRELVARLGERDRITLSAAGDLAAFAALCRELPGVERADVTGTEVHLVGPDGGRLLPAVLAAAERAGAGIRSAEVTEPDLEAVFLHLTGTALRD
- a CDS encoding MFS transporter — encoded protein: MPEPGSRASVSAVLRIRPFRRLWLVLAVSSVGDWLGLLATSAFAAGRFSSPVAQGAAFGGVIAVRLLPALVLGPLAGVLVDRFDRRRTMIVCDVLRFALFASIPAVGLVSGPGPAVGWAAAATFLIEALAMVWSPARDAAVPNLVPRAHLEAANRLSLATTYGVTPVVAALVMAGLGGLAHLADPVTVALYLNALTFLVNAGVLATAVPELSGRPHPAAHPGIRRELGEAWRFVLRTAFVRGLVAGILVAFGGAGVVIGAIQRFAASVHGGGAAFPLLFAALFAGMALGVAAGPALAHVLPHRRWFAVALVVAGGSVALLALAPDPVTAAAACVGTGAGAGLAFLVGWTLLGGEVGDDIRGRVFAFVEAGGRIALLVAIAVSSVLSGLGDPVRGVPAIRFVLLGAGAAVLLAGWAGLRPGDESPPARGRTTTSRDARGTVASGRGAKRHRRCRCATRTDGA
- a CDS encoding DUF6292 family protein — protein: MTDIDREYGLLCGLTGYLAEVSAAVGVGAESCTVDVDAPVSAYIALDARLGRCPDRDTALLWDERYGWSLAMETRSGEDLLVLAYLGRELVPRPARVRDFVAAIRSHGGPVTAPVPPDLGSASADVPSLLTRYRRDSWTAGGSFLPPVG
- a CDS encoding galactose-1-phosphate uridylyltransferase; translation: MKARPWHGGELRWNAESEDWTVLAPGRRSRPHSAAGATCPFCPGPAEDTPPETWRLAGGETGWRVRAVPNRYALSDRHEIVIESPRHDWDLATGTDREAADVLGAWQHRHRALRPSAAQVVVFRNHGHAAGISLAHPHSQVAGLPVLSAATRRELDTARAHHAGHGRRLADELLEAALSDGKRIVFADDDVVAYAPFAPIAAYEVRIVPRTARPDFATAPAGEVHAAARCLRAVSAALRAELDDPAYNIVVRTAPAGYETAPFLAWSLQLVPRLEIPAGLELATGVPVTTVTPEHAAGRLRTVLGTHASGRRGPAGPGSAR
- a CDS encoding glycosyltransferase produces the protein MQTVDIGELSVSAYRKVAPDWIVEPLLAVAERLRGARVVHLSATPYGGGVSELLRSAVPLYNDLGVRATWKIISGEPAFFAVTKKLHNALQGGKEPITDAEIRRYEETSRRNAEQLSADPDFAGCDFVFVHDPQPAAVLSFADFRGGKSVWRCHIDTSQPAPGAWDHLGKFVEGYDATVFTMAGFVPPSLSPGRADIISPAIDPLSPKNMSLDDRTAHAVLNWIGIEPDRPLVTQVSRFDPWKDPLGVIEAFRLVRPEVPGLQLALVGSMALDDPEGWDVYRRIGEASRTDPDIHVFTNLTGVGNVEVNAFQRFSSVMIQKSIREGFGLVVSEALWKGTPVVAGRTGGIPLQVADDAGGILVDSTAGCAQSLLDLLRDPGRSAALAAAGRERVRRHFLLPRLLLDELTLLDGLAHGDPPGALMTRSDHRDPVCGLTTPPGPGTPTEVRDGHRYRFCSRQCRTAFLRDQS
- a CDS encoding alcohol dehydrogenase catalytic domain-containing protein, with the translated sequence MKAAVVTDFSSPLELREVPIPEPGPRQLLVRLETCGICHTDIHAARGDWPVKPPLPLIPGHEGVGIVERVGAGVPAGRIGQRVALPWLGSACGECGFCVSGWETLCESQQNTGYSIDGGYAEYAVADAHYAVPVPDGVPPLEASPLTCAGVTTYKAVKVGNVRPADRVAVFGVGGLGHLAIQYARIAGGFVTAVDIEPGKLDLARELGADEVVDAKSADPVAAIQARGGADVAIVLAAAPSAFEQALGSLRRGGRLVCVGIPAGGVLPVPIFEAVIKGISVLGSIVGTRKDLAEVFALHAAGRTTVTAQTRKLEDVNDAFEEVLANRVPARLVIEY